CTTGATGGCCCGGGCCCGGGACTCGCCCACCGCCTTGACGTCGTCGAGGTCGTCGATGGAGGCCCGCATGATCTTCTGCAGGTTGCCGAAGCGCTCGACGATGCGGTCGACGACGGTCTCGGGCAGGCGGGGGACGCGCGCCAGCAGTCGGTAGCCGCGCGGCGAGAGGCTCTGCTCGAGGTCGGACGTGCCGCCCGGCAGGTGCAGCATCGAGGCCACGAACTTGAGGTCGAGCAGGTCGTCGGTGCCCAGGCCGGCGAGGGCGTCGAGCGCCTCGTCGAGGTGCCAGCCGCTCTCCTCGTGGAAGTAGTCGCGGATGACCAGACGGCGCTCGTCCTCCACCCCGCCCATCAGCTCCTCGAGCTGGAGGCGCACCAGGCGACCGTCGACCCCGAGCTCGATGATGTAGCCGTCGATCTCCTCGGCGATGCGACGGACCATCTCCGTGCGCTGCAGGACGGTGACCACGTCTCGCAGCGTCACCAGGTCCTCGATCTCGAGGGCCGACAGCGAGCTGGAGACGGCGTCGAGCCTGGTCTTGTAGCGCTCGAGGGTGGACAGCGCCTGGTTGGCCCGGTTGAGCAGGCTCGGGATCGAGGCCAGCGGGTGCTTCTCGTCGCGGGCGTAGACGGTGATGACCTGCTGGTCCTCCGAGACCGAGATCACCGGCACCGGGATCGAGCGGGCGACCCGCTCCGCTGTGCGGTGCCGGGTGCCGGTCTCCGAGGTGGGCACGTTGGGGTTGGGCACCAGGTGCACGTTGGCCCGGGCGATGCGGCTGGCGTCGCTGGCGAGGATGATGGCGCCGTCCATCTTGGCCAGCTCGGAGAGGCGCTGCGGGCTGAACGCGGCGTCGAGGAGGAAGCCACCCGAGCAGATGTTGAGCACCTCGGGCCCGTCGCCCACCACGATCAGGGCGCCCATCCCCGCCTGGAGGATGCGGTCGACGCCCTCGCGGAGGAGCCGCCCGGGGGCCACTGCGGCGAGCGCGTCGAGAAGCTCACCCCGGGATCCCATGCGGGGATCCTAGTCGGGGGTGCCTCGATGGTCTCCGGCTCAGGCGGGTGCGCAGCCGACGGCGGCCACCGCCTCACCCAGGGTGGCGACCCGTACCGCGGTGATGCCCTCGGGGGCCTCCGGGGCCGAGAGCGGCACCACCGCCCGGCGGAAGCCGAGCCGGGCAGCCTCGGCGAGGCGGCGCGCCGTCTGGGAGACCTGGCGCAGCTCCCCGCCGAGGCCGACCTCGCCGCAGGCCACCAGGTCGCCCGCCAGCGGCTGCTCGCAGACCGACGACACCAGCGCGAGGGCTACCGCCAGGTCGGCGCCGGGCTCGACCACCCGCACCCCACCCACCGCCGAGGCGTGCACGTCGAGCTCGGCGAAGCGGACGCCGACCCATCGGTCGAGCACGGCGAGGAGCAAGGCGAGCCGGCCGCCGTCGAGGCCCTGGGCCGAGCGGCGCGGCTGGGGCAGCCTGGTGGCGGTGACCAGGGCCTGGACCTCGACGAGGAGAGGCCGGTGGCCCTCGATGGTGGGCACCACGACCGAGCCGGCGACCCCGGTGCGGCGGTCGGCGAGGAACAACCCGCTCGGGTCGGGGACGCCGACCATCCCGGCGTCGGACATCTCGAAGAGGCCGAGCTCGCTGGTCGAGCCGAAGCGGTGCTTGACCGCCCGGAGGAGGCGGAGGGCGTGGTGGCGGTCGCCCTCGAAGCTGAGGACGGTGTCGACCACGTGCTCGAGCACCCGGGGCCCCGCCAGCGCGCCGTCCTTGGTGACGTGGCCGACCAGGAGCACGGTGGTCCCCCTGCCCTTGGCCTCGCGCACCAGCTGGCTGGCACACTCCCGCACCTGGCTGACCGACCCCGGCGCCGAGCCCAACTCGGGGTCGAAGACGGTCTGGACGGAGTCGACGACCACCACGTCGGCCTCGAGCTCGGCGAGGTGGGCGAGCACCCAGGGCAGGCTGGTCTCGGCCACGAGGTGGAGGTTGGGGGCGAGGGCACCGAGGCGCTCGGCGCGGAGGCGGACCTGCTGGGCGGACTCCTCGGCGGTGACCAGCAGGCAGCGGGCGCCGGCCTCGGCCATCGAGGTGAGGGCCTGGAGCAAGAGGGTGGACTTGCCGATGCCGGGCTCGCCGCCCACCAGCGTGACCGAGCCGGGCACCAGGCCACCCCCGAGCACGCGGTCGAGCTCGCCGATCCCCGTGGGGCGGGCGGCCCAGGCCCCCAGGTCGACCTCGGAGATGGGCACCGGGCGGCTCGGCGGCGCCAGGCCGGTGACCACCGCGGGGCGGGCCTCGACCTCTTCCTCCATGGAGCTCCACGCCTCGCACGAGGGGCAGCGGCCGACCCACTTGGGGCTGGCGCCGCCGCACTCGGTGCAGCGGTAGACGGTCTTGACCCGGGCCACGGGGGGACCCTACCGAGGGGGTACGACATCGCCGCGGCGGCGGCCGGCGAGGACCACGGCGACCGCGGCGGCCGCGGCCAGCACCGACAGCGCCGACCAGACGAGTCGGCTGGTGTTGCGCACGTCGCCGGTGGCGTCGACCACGACCACCTCACCCAGCCGGGGCACCCACCGGGTGGTCGACGAGCGCCCGCCGGACTCGGGGAGCGTGGCCGTCAGCTCCACGCGGAGGGCGTCGGCGATGGGGACCCCGGCGCGGCGCTCCAGCTCGGCCACGTCCACGCCGAGGCCGGTGCCGGCGAGGCGCTCCCGCAGGGCGTCGTCGGCGAAGGCGTCGACGCCGCCGCGCAGGTCGACCCGGCCACCGACGCGGTGTCGGGTGTGTGCGAACGCCCGGTCGTGGCGGACGGTGAGGTCGCCGAAGGGCCCGTCGGGTCCGGTGAGGTCGTCGAGGGCGACGTCGGCCTCGTCGGGGGTGGCGAAGGACCGCCGGGCCCGCACCGACGTCCGGCCGTCGCCCTCGGTCACGGGGCCCTCCACCACCCAACCCGCGGCGACGAGATCGTCGACCTCCAGCTGGTCGGCCAGGCCCGGCAGGTAGGAGGCGGCGGCCTCGTCGAGCAGCACCGCGGCTCGCACCTCGCCCGACCCGCCCTCCTCGACCACCACGTGGACCTCGAGGTCGACCCGGCAGCCCGTGGCGAGGACCGCCAGCGCCATCACCACCGCAACCGCCGAGGAGCGGGGCGACGCCCACCGGCGACGGGTCGGGGCGCCGCCCGGGTCCGGCCGGCTCACCCCTCGGCGCGCACGACGAGCGGCGAGGATGCGCTCGAACACGCTCGCCACGGTAGCGAGCGAGGCGTGGGGCTCGTCCCCGGCGGGGCAGCCGGCCTGGTGGTGACTCCGCCACGGAGGGTGATTGGCCCTTATGGACCATGTCACCGAGGTGAGGTTGATCGTACGCTTGCCCTCGGACGGCGCCACCCGCGCGCTGCGGGATCGAGGACGCAATGCGCAGGTTGGGAGCAGCAGGGTTCGCCCTCCTCGGGCTCTTTGCGACGGTGGTCGGCACCGCCGTACCGAGCGGAGCTGCGCCCGCGGAGACAGCCGGTGAGCAGGGTGGGGTCATCCCGGGCAGATTCATCGTGACGCTGAGCGACGGAGAGAACCCGCGGGCCGTGGCTGCCGAGTACGAGCGTCGTGGTGGCACCGAGGTGGACTACGTCTACACCGCCGCCCTCAACGGCTTCGCTGGCACCATGTCGGATGGCGCCGCGGCGAGGGCCCGGGCCGACGGCCGGGTGACGAGGGTCGAGCCCGACGGCGTGGCGACGATCAACGCGACGAACACGCAGTCCGGGGCCACATGGGGCCTGGACCGGATCGACCAGCGGTCGGGCACGGACGGCACGTACACCTACGACGACACCGGCTTCGGGGTGACGGTGTACATCATCGACACGGGCATCCTCTCGTCCCACACCGAGTTCACCGGGCGAATCGTTGGTGGTTTCACGTCCATCGACGACGAGCACGGCACCAACGACTGCCACGGACACGGCACTCATGTTGCCGGCACGGCCGGCGGCAAAACCTACGGTGTGGCCAAGGCCGTGAAGCTCTCGCCGGTCCGGGTCCTCAACTGCAGCGGCTCCGGCACGTGGAGCGGCGTCACCGCGGGGGTCGACTGGGTGACGAAGAACAGCGTGAAGCCCGCCGTAGCCAACATGAGCCTCGGTGGTGGTGGCAACTCGTCCCTCGACACCGCGGTCCAGAACTCGATCGCCTCGGGCGTCACCTACGCCGTGGCCGCCGGCAACGGCAACATGGGCGGCAAGGAGCAGGACGCCTGCGGCTACTCCCCCGCTCGCGTTCCCGAGGCCATCACCGTCGGTGCCACCACGAGCAGCGACGCCAAGACCTCGTGGTCGAACTACGGCGACTGCGTCGACTGGTTCGCCCCCGGCTCCTCGATCACCTCGGCCTGGATCGGCAGCAACACCGCGACCAAGACGATCAGCGGCACCTCGATGTCCAGCCCCCACGTCGCCGGCGTCGCCGCGCTCTACCTCGAGGACAACGGCGCGGCATCGGCGGAGAAGGTCCGGAACGCGCTCTACAGCTTCACCACGAAGGGCATCGTCACCTCCTCGAAGACGGCCAACAACCACCTGCTGTACTCCTTCCAGGTCGTCGACGGTGCGACGAGCGGGGCCACCGACCCGACCACCGCACCGGCCGCGCCCCAGAACCTCAACGCCACGGGCGGCGACGCCAAGGTCGACCTGACGTGGGACGCACCCTCCAGCGACGGCGGATCACCCATCACCGGCTACAAGATCTACCGGGGGACCACCTCGGGCTCTCTTACGGCGCTGACCACGGTGGGGACGACCACGAGCCACACCGACCTCACGGCGGTCAACGGCACGACGTACCACTACGCCGTGTCTGCCATCAACGAGGTCGGCGAGGGTGGACTCTCGACCGAGGCCTCCGCCACCACCACAGAGGCAGCGTCGGAGGGTACGGCGCCGTCCGCCAGCTTCAGCTATTCGTGCAGCAAGAACGACTGCCACTTCGACTCCTCCAGTTCCACTAACGCCACCGCTTTCAGTTGGACCTTCGGTGACGGCGGCACGGGGAGCGGCGTGACGGCCTCCCACACCTACATCAGCTCCGGAGACCACGTGGTCACCTTGACCGTGAGCTCAACGACGACTACGGCAACCGATAGCACCACCGCGACGATCAGCTGCATACAGAGGGGCCCCAACCTCCAGTGCAAGTGAGCACCCTCCCGCGCTGAGGGCCCACGCACCGCCTTGCGGCGCTGCGGATTGCGCGCGGTCACCCACCTCCACGGTGGTTGACCGCACACTCGCCGTTCTGGCACCAGAAGCGCGCCGGCCGACAGCGCGGTTCTGGTGCCAGAACGCCCGCCCGCCCCCACCGACCCTGAAAACGACCGCT
This portion of the Acidimicrobiales bacterium genome encodes:
- the disA gene encoding DNA integrity scanning diadenylate cyclase DisA is translated as MGSRGELLDALAAVAPGRLLREGVDRILQAGMGALIVVGDGPEVLNICSGGFLLDAAFSPQRLSELAKMDGAIILASDASRIARANVHLVPNPNVPTSETGTRHRTAERVARSIPVPVISVSEDQQVITVYARDEKHPLASIPSLLNRANQALSTLERYKTRLDAVSSSLSALEIEDLVTLRDVVTVLQRTEMVRRIAEEIDGYIIELGVDGRLVRLQLEELMGGVEDERRLVIRDYFHEESGWHLDEALDALAGLGTDDLLDLKFVASMLHLPGGTSDLEQSLSPRGYRLLARVPRLPETVVDRIVERFGNLQKIMRASIDDLDDVKAVGESRARAIKEALSRLAESSILDRYS
- the radA gene encoding DNA repair protein RadA; amino-acid sequence: MARVKTVYRCTECGGASPKWVGRCPSCEAWSSMEEEVEARPAVVTGLAPPSRPVPISEVDLGAWAARPTGIGELDRVLGGGLVPGSVTLVGGEPGIGKSTLLLQALTSMAEAGARCLLVTAEESAQQVRLRAERLGALAPNLHLVAETSLPWVLAHLAELEADVVVVDSVQTVFDPELGSAPGSVSQVRECASQLVREAKGRGTTVLLVGHVTKDGALAGPRVLEHVVDTVLSFEGDRHHALRLLRAVKHRFGSTSELGLFEMSDAGMVGVPDPSGLFLADRRTGVAGSVVVPTIEGHRPLLVEVQALVTATRLPQPRRSAQGLDGGRLALLLAVLDRWVGVRFAELDVHASAVGGVRVVEPGADLAVALALVSSVCEQPLAGDLVACGEVGLGGELRQVSQTARRLAEAARLGFRRAVVPLSAPEAPEGITAVRVATLGEAVAAVGCAPA
- a CDS encoding S8 family serine peptidase, whose product is MAAEYERRGGTEVDYVYTAALNGFAGTMSDGAAARARADGRVTRVEPDGVATINATNTQSGATWGLDRIDQRSGTDGTYTYDDTGFGVTVYIIDTGILSSHTEFTGRIVGGFTSIDDEHGTNDCHGHGTHVAGTAGGKTYGVAKAVKLSPVRVLNCSGSGTWSGVTAGVDWVTKNSVKPAVANMSLGGGGNSSLDTAVQNSIASGVTYAVAAGNGNMGGKEQDACGYSPARVPEAITVGATTSSDAKTSWSNYGDCVDWFAPGSSITSAWIGSNTATKTISGTSMSSPHVAGVAALYLEDNGAASAEKVRNALYSFTTKGIVTSSKTANNHLLYSFQVVDGATSGATDPTTAPAAPQNLNATGGDAKVDLTWDAPSSDGGSPITGYKIYRGTTSGSLTALTTVGTTTSHTDLTAVNGTTYHYAVSAINEVGEGGLSTEASATTTEAASEGTAPSASFSYSCSKNDCHFDSSSSTNATAFSWTFGDGGTGSGVTASHTYISSGDHVVTLTVSSTTTTATDSTTATISCIQRGPNLQCK